One region of Drosophila subobscura isolate 14011-0131.10 chromosome J, UCBerk_Dsub_1.0, whole genome shotgun sequence genomic DNA includes:
- the LOC117894119 gene encoding delta-1-pyrroline-5-carboxylate dehydrogenase, mitochondrial — protein MPRFGFLGLNRAPLRRRMGADGLSSEVIKTLEKDKVSGGPDAVNSKDGEPRMNMNQQLLTNHAAFQMDRKPLQVPTVVGDEQMYTMDNQKLSCPQELKRTVAHIYYANRCQIESAIRAALRAQGTWSLVTVADRLTIWRHAADIIEADRSRMRMYLMLAQGKTSVDAGKDIWRLVTSLRANADYLERLSQLRLENQGEERVFPMDGFVAAIAPFESVALSASLALCPMLMGNTVLWNPTLEVAPISYLVYLAFKEAGLPKGVLNFVPSNRRLFLDTITDAVHFAGVNCHGSAQDVRYIHKLVSDKMQRYICFPRLVAECASQNFHFVHSSAKMEDVCSATVEAAFNYAGQYSHSLSRMYVPSSMWTELREQLIEAVKRLTVGDPTQKETKMGPVINRATYERLRKLMESNKEAEFLCGGTCNDNIGYFVEPTILRTMNPLDPLLSEPLSGPLLPIFVYADDSLAEALNLATHQCKHALSGSVFAARDEVISHCLNQLRMAASNLYVNESCTGSSGGLTPLGGHRLSGSNAKSGSAKF, from the coding sequence ATGCCaaggtttggttttttggggcTCAACCGAGCTCCACTACGTCGTCGAATGGGTGCAGACGGGCTAAGCAGCGAAGTGATCAAGACTCTGGAAAAGGATAAAGTGTCCGGTGGTCCAGACGCGGTGAACTCAAAGGACGGGGAGCCCAGGATGAACATGAACCAGCAGTTGTTGACCAACCATGCCGCATTCCAGATGGACCGAAAACCCCTGCAGGTACCCACTGTCGTGGGCGACGAGCAGATGTACACTATGGACAACCAGAAGCTCTCCTGTCCCCAAGAACTGAAGCGGACGGTGGCCCACATATATTATGCGAACCGGTGCCAAATTGAGAGTGCGATCAGGGCGGCACTACGGGCTCAGGGAACCTGGAGTCTTGTCACCGTGGCGGACCGTCTAACCATCTGGAGGCATGCTGCAGACATAATCGAGGCGGATAGGTCCCGTATGCGGATGTATTTGATGCTGGCTCAGGGAAAAACAAGCGTCGACGCCGGCAAGGATATTTGGCGCCTTGTCACGTCTCTTAGAGCCAATGCCGACTACCTGGAGCGTTTATCGCAGCTGCGCTTGGAGAACCAGGGCGAAGAGCGCGTGTTTCCCATGGATGGCTTTGTGGCTGCAATAGCGCCGTTCGAGTCGGTCGCCCTGTCCGCCAGTCTGGCTCTGTGTCCGATGCTCATGGGCAACACAGTTTTGTGGAACCCTACCCTTGAAGTGGCCCCCATAAGCTACCTCGTCTACCTGGCCTTCAAGGAGGCTGGTCTGCCAAAGGGCGTGCTGAACTTTGTGCCATCCAATAGAAGACTTTTCCTAGACACCATCACGGATGCCGTACACTTTGCCGGAGTCAACTGCCACGGCAGCGCCCAAGACGTTCGTTACATTCACAAGCTGGTGAGCGATAAGATGCAGCGGTACATCTGCTTCCCTCGCCTGGTGGCCGAATGTGCAAGCCAGAACTTTCACTTTGTTCATAGCAGTGCCAAGATGGAGGACGTCTGCTCGGCCACCGTGGAAGCAGCATTCAACTATGCCGGACAGTACTCCCATTCATTGTCCCGCATGTATGTGCCATCCTCCATGTGGACCGAGCTGCGGGAACAGCTAATCGAAGCAGTAAAACGACTTACAGTCGGTGATCCCACCCAGAAGGAGACCAAGATGGGACCCGTCATTAACCGGGCAACCTACGAGCGCTTGCGGAAACTAATGGAGTCCAACAAAGAAGCGGAGTTTTTGTGCGGTGGCACCTGCAACGACAACATTGGCTATTTTGTCGAGCCGACGATTTTGCGGACCATGAACCCGCTGGATCCCCTACTGAGCGAACCCCTTTCGGGGCCGTTGCTCCCAATATTTGTCTATGCCGATGACTCGTTGGCGGAGGCACTCAACCTGGCCACCCACCAGTGCAAGCACGCTCTGTCCGGCTCAGTGTTTGCCGCTCGGGATGAGGTGATCTCGCATTGTTTGAACCAACTCCGAATGGCGGCCAgtaatttgtatgtaaatgagAGTTGCACTGGCAGCTCGGGTGGCCTAACGCCTCTTGGCGGCCACCGTCTGTCGGGATCGAATGCTAAGTCTGGCTCTGCCAAATTCTAG
- the LOC117894120 gene encoding ADP-dependent glucokinase: MTALRYMGWLTGCSVFTALVSIIWQAFLTLKTLNRTTVLLTGLLAIESSLKRPAYEPAPKVAIGYGACTDLQINATEFLNRFYKGRIPKVTTSARDVVKNEDELLQSFAYYFQNGAAAERVMANGTLFKQLIGYAKVMDKERIHWYMGGNAPLMAVRFFMEGAEVLLGAHMSKKLRPLLPKEIRLAGEEIPDDDIHIILEYMAGDAWGLLVAPRANRYILHSDKNNPHIRAVEQMTNALKVYQPQLLVVSGLQMMDMFSFNPGEREKRLQQVKMQLTSQPSDTRNHFEMASYVELKLLQELRHFVLPYVDSLGMNEQELSNLQQVLTHDRTTLATDSNPRIAHTLDQMRQVFINLMEDFSVESRSDPKRRKISRLHVHTLAHQAILTIADSQWKNTRAAAAKAALTAHRYVCKSQFINPESVLQVLDDSFATSMQDNAPRMRIGAASPVPCWKEYIQYGRQLERIKVEICVAPVLVCRVARKTAGAGDNISASGLAAQL; the protein is encoded by the exons ATGACGGCGTTGCGGTATATGGGCTGGCTGACGGGCTGCTCGGTGTTTACGGCTCTTGTATCGATTATCTGGCAGGCGTTCCTCACACTGAAGACTCTAAATAGGACCACAGTGCTGCTTACCGGTCTCCTGGCCATCGAGAGCAGCCTGAAGAGACCAGCATACGAGCCTGCCCCAAAGGTAGCCATAGGGTACGGAGCCTGCACAGATTTGCAGATCAACGCCACGGAGTTCCTGAACAGGTTCTACAAGGGGCGGATTCCCAAAGTGACAACATCCGCCAGGGACGTCGTCAAAAACGAAGACGAGCTGCTTCAGTCTTTTGCCTATTACTTTCAAAACGGAGCGGCTGCGGA GCGAGTTATGGCCAATGGAacattgtttaaacaattgatTGGGTATGCCAAGGTGATGGACAAGGAGCGTATCCATTGGTACATGGGCGGCAATGCTCCGCTGATGGCTGTGCGATTTTTCATGGAGGGAGCCGAAGTCTTACTGGGCGCTCACATGTccaaaaa ACTGCGCCCCCTGCTGCCCAAGGAGATTCGTCTGGCAGGCGAGGAGATCCCCGACGatgacatacatataataCTGGAGTACATGGCGGGCGATGCCTGGGGTCTGTTGGTGGCACCGCGTGCTAACCGCTATATACTGCACAGCGACAAGAACAATCCGCATATCAGGGCGGTGGAGCAGATGACGAATGCCTTGAAGGTTTACCAACCCCAGTTGCTAGTGGTTAGTGGCCTCCAGATGATGGACATGTTCAGTTTTAACCCGGGCGAGCGAGAGAAGCGCCTGCAACAAGTGAAAATGCAGCTTACCAGCCAGCCCAGTGACACACGGAATCATTTTGAGATGGCCTCCTATGtcgagctgaagctgctgcaggagctgcgtCACTTTGTCCTTCCGTATGTAGACTCTCTCGGCATGAATGAGCAGGAGCTTTCCAACTTGCAGCAGGTTCTTACCCATGACCGCACCACCCTGGCAACCGACTCCAATCCACGCATTGCCCACACACTCGATCAAATGCGACAAGTTTTCATCAACTTGATGGAGGATTTCAGCGTAGAGAGCCGTAGCGACCCCAAGCGACGCAAGATCTCGCGACTTCATGTGCACACACTCGCCCACCAGGCGATCCTGACCATCGCCGACTCGCAGTGGAAAAACACGCGTGCTGCAGCGGCCAAGGCGGCCCTGACCGCTCATCGCTACGTCTGCAAATCGCAGTTT ATAAATCCGGAGTCCGTGCTTCAGGTGCTGGACGACAGTTTCGCCACATCCATGCAGGATAATGCGCCACGCATGCGAATCGGCGCGGCCAGTCCGGTTCCTTGCTGGAAGGAGTACATACAATATGGTCGCCAACTGGAGCGCATTAAGGTTGAGATCTGTGTGGCCCCCGTGCTGGTCTGTCGCGTGGCCAGAAAAACGGCAGGCGCAGGGGATAACATATCTGCCTCGGGCCTGGCAGCGCAGCTGTAA
- the LOC117894710 gene encoding phospholipase B1, membrane-associated — MSSHVPPVFALIFLISLGCVTSQRTSLDVALRNVYRPLRLLGLAFTGRSGDDIQNVQRVRNAGKTQKSNPRTRALLQFCDAEHGPGRRSEERPTSVHRLRPGDIDVIGAMGDSLTAGNGIFATNLLHVTVENRGVVWSIGGQYNWRKYLTLPNILKEFNPNLYGYAIKDGISTDRSSRFDVAELAAMSRDMPYMATVLVKRMQRDPNVNMTRDWKLVTLFIGNNDFCTDICYYPEPEMTVKWHEQNMLKTYRYLRDNVPRLMLNVVPAPNLRFLTNLSGLPSACYSTLRFECPCLMGKGKGRLDYLEGIMKRWIAKDSEIASREEFSTETFTINVQPFSQFRDFPRTRSGMTDTRFFSEDCFHLSQRGHAAAANSIWNNMLELPGEKSGFATQLFETFHCPTEQRPFLITRENSRPDFVI, encoded by the exons ATGTCATCGCATGTGCCGCCAGTCTTTGCTCTGATCTTCCTGATCTCTCTTGGCTGTGTGACGTCACAGCGCACGTCATTGGATGTGGCTCTGAGGAATGTCTACCGTCCGTTGCGTCTACTTGGCCTTGCCTTCACAGGGAGATCTGGCGACGATATACAAAACGTGCAGCGCGTGCGCAATGCAGGG aaaacccaaaaatcgAATCCGCGGACTCGGGCCTTGCTGCAGTTCTGTGATGCCGAGCATGGGCCTGGAAGACGCAGCGAAGAGCGACCGACGAGTGTGCATCGTTTGCGTCCTGGGGATATCGATGTAATCGGCGCCATGGGCGATTCGCTTACAGCTGGCAACGGCATTTTTGCCACAAATCTGCTGCACGTGACCGTGGAGAATCGCGGCGTGGTGTGGTCGATTGGGGGACAATACAACTGGCGAAAGTATCTGACGTTGCCCAACATTCTCAAGGAGTTCAATCCGAATCTGTATGGGTACGCGATCAAGGATGGCATATCCACCGATCGGTCATCCCGCTTCGATGTGGCCGAGCTGGCAGCCATGTCCAGGGACATGCCTTATATGGCTACGGTTCTGGTGAAACGAATGCAGCGGGATCCTAACGTGAACATGACCAGGGACTGGAAGCTGGTCACCCTCTTCATTGGGAACAACGACTTCTGCACCGACATCTGCTACTATCCGGAGCCGGAGATGACGGTTAAGTGGCATGAACAGAACATGCTCAAGACCTATCGTTATCTCCGGGACAATGTGCCCCGCCTCATGCTGAATGTGGTCCCTGCACCGAACCTCCGTTTTCTCACAAACCTGTCGGGGCTCCCATCCGCCTGCTACAGCACTCTGCGCTTCGAGTGCCCCTGCCTGATGGGAAAGGGCAAGGGACGCTTGGACTACCTGGAGGGTATCATGAAGCGTTGGATTGCAAAGGACTCGGAGATTGCCAGCAGAGAGGAGTTCAGTACGGAG ACCTTCACAATCAACGTGCAGCCGTTCTCACAGTTTCGGGACTTTCCCCGCACTCGCTCCGGCATGACCGATACGCGCTTCTTCTCCGAGGACTGCTTCCACCTCAGCCAACGGGGCcacgccgctgccgccaacTCAATTTGGAACAATATGCTCGAGCTGCCGGGCGAGAAGAGCGGCTTTGCCACCCAACTCTTTGAGACTTTCCACTGTCCCACCGAGCAGCGCCCATTTCTCATAACCCGGGAGAACAGTCGTCCGGACTTTGTGATCTAA
- the LOC117893824 gene encoding uncharacterized protein LOC117893824, whose translation MRDDKHRYQAAAIAVVLVLQQCSGLPYTSSMVGNGNDIDGDTYQQSGGARSVDYHTVVGHFKDFFMYLPVMMTTIKETMSGFPKFAEGVRILTSGKGRVDGGECKCSQNSLGTGASSEMLDGNGRFG comes from the exons ATGAGAGACGACAAGCACAGATACCAAGCAGCTGCAATCGCCGTCGTGTTGG TATTGCAGCAATGCAGCGGCCTGCCTTATACGTCGTCAATggtggggaatgggaatgataTCGATGGGGATACATATCAGCAATCTGGAGGTGCACGATCGGTGGACTATCACACGGTTGTAGGCCATTTCAAGGACTTCTTTATGTATCTTCCTGTGATGATGACCACTATAAAAGAGACCATGTCTGGCTTCCCCAAATTCGCCGAGGGCGTGCGTATTCTAACCTCTGGCAAGGGACGCGTCGACGGAGGCGAGTGCAAGTGCAGTCAAAATTCCTTGGGAACGGGGGCCAGCAGTGAAATGTTGGACGGTAATGGTCGCTTTGGTTGA
- the LOC117894071 gene encoding glutamate receptor ionotropic, delta-1, translating into MATGIELIVAAAMCVACPALNESLPANLIQLSDDGSMSLSPEMPIDVEATDAGLDSDTPVETLETIINKKLKLREMRDWIKGKHLRIATLEDYPLSYTEVLDNGTRIGHGVSFQIIDFLKKKFNFTYEVFVPQDNIIGSPTDFDRSLIEMVNSSLVDLAAAFIPSLSDQRTFVYYSTTTLDEGEWIMVMQRPRESASGSGLLAPFEFWVWILILVSLLAVGPIIYALIIIRNRLTGDAAQHPYSLGHCAWFVYGALMKQGSTLSPIADSTRLLFATWWIFITILTSFYTANLTAFLTLSKFTLPYNTVNDILVKNKHFVSMRGGGVEYAIRTTNESLSMLNRMIQNNYAVFSEETNDTYNLQNYVERNGYVFVRDRPAINIMLYQDYLYRKTISYSDEKIHCPFAMAREPFLKKKRTFAYPIGSNLSQLFDPELLNLVESGIVKHLSAKDLPSAEICPQDLGGTERQLRNGDLMMTYYIMLAGFATSLAVFSTELIFRYVNSRQEANKWARHGIGRTPNGQSIKPSRWLRGWGWQRLDSGQKQLLGTSTQGQNVTPPPPYQSIFNGGHAAVAADPRHRWKRAVGQSNGVLLGNDPLTDGGVRRLINGRDYLVFRNPDGQSQLVPVRSPSAALFQYTYTE; encoded by the exons ATGGCCACGGGAATTGAGCTTATTGTGGCAGCGGCCATGTGCGTCGCGTGTCCGGCTTTAAACGAGTCCCTGCCCGCGAATTTGATCCAGCTGAGTGATGACGGCAGCATGAGCCTTTCCCCCGAAATGCCCATAGATGTCGAGGCCACTGACGCCGGCCTGGACAGCGATACGCCCGTGGAGACCCTGGAGACGATAATCAACAAGAAGCTGAAGTTGCGCGAGATGCGTGACTGGATCAAAGGCAAGCACCTCCGCATCGCCACCCTCGAGGACTATCCGTTGAGCTATACGGAGGTACTGGACAATGGCACGCGCATCGGCCATGGCGTCTCCTTTCAAATCATCGATTTCCTCAAAAAGAAGTTCAACTTTACGTACGAGGTATTCGTGCCGCAGGACAACATCATCGGTTCGCCCACCGACTTTGATCGCAGTCTCATCGAGATGGTAAACAGCAGT CTTGTGGATCTGGCAGCTGCCTTCATTCCCTCACTTTCGGACCAAAGAACCTTCGTCTACTATTCGACAACCACCTTGGACGAGGGCGAGTGGATAATGGTGATGCAGCGGCCCAGGGAATCGGCCAGTGGCTCTGGCCTTCTGGCACCGTTTGAATTTTGGGTCTGGATACTGATACTCGTATCGCTTCTAGCCGTAGGACCCATCATCTATGCCCTAATCATTATACGGAATCGCCTAACGGGCGACGCCGCCCAACATCCCTATTCGCTGGGACACTGCGCTTGGTTCGTGTACGGAGCGCTAATGAAACAGGGCAGCACCCTGTCCCCCATTGCCG ACTCGACCCGTCTGCTATTCGCCACCTGGTGGATATTCATCACGATACTGACGTCCTTCTACACGGCTAACCTGACGGCCTTCCTTACCCTCTCCAAGTTCACGCTGCCCTACAACACGGTCAACGATATATTGGTGAAGAACAAACACTTTGTCTCGATGCGTGGTGGTGGGGTCGAGTATGCCATACGTACG ACCAACGAATCGCTGTCCATGCTTAATCGCATGATACAGAACAACTATGCGGTCTTCTCCGAGGAGACGAACGACACGTACAATCTCCAGAATTATGTGGAGAGGAATGGATACGTGTTTGTTCGGGATCGACCAGCGATCAATATAATGCTTTATCAGGACTATCTGTATCGCAAGACAATCAGCTACAGCGACGAGAAGATCCACTGTCCATTTGCCATGGCCAGGGAGCCGTTCCTCAAGAAGAAGCGCACCTTCGCCTATCCTATTGGCTCGAATTTGAGCCAGCTCTTTGATCCGGA GCTACTCAATCTGGTGGAATCGGGCATTGTGAAGCATTTGTCGGCCAAGGATTTGCCCAGCGCCGAAATATGTCCCCAGGATCTGGGCGGTACTGAGCGACAGCTGAGAAACGGCGACTTGATGATGACCTACTATATAATGCTGGCCGGGTTCGCCACATCTCTGGCCGTTTTCAGCACCGAACTTATATTCCGGTACGTGAATAGTCGCCAGGAGGCCAACAAATGGGCTCGACACGGCATCGGGCGCACTCCCAATGGCCAATCCATAAAACCATCTCGCTGGCTgaggggctggggctggcagCGCCTGGACAGCGGACAAAAGCAGTTGCTGGGCACCTCCACCCAGGGCCAGAATGTTACTCCTCCGCCGCCCTATCAGAGCATTTTCAACGGTGGCCATGCTGCCGTGGCTGCAGATCCTCGCCATCGCTGGAAACGTGCCGTGGGCCAGAGCAACGGGGTTCTTCTCGGCAACGACCCGTTGACCGATGGTGGGGTAAGGCGATTGATCAACGGCCGAGATTACCTCGTCTTTCGCAACCCAGACGGCCAGAGTCAGTTGGTTCCCGTCCGATCGCCATCGGCCGCGCTTTTTCAATACACCTACACCGAATAg
- the LOC117894072 gene encoding leucine-rich repeat-containing protein 9: MPLLEAPAEYLVSSPEHSLQAELPLLLAAPVGPVALAQVRLPPPEVQHHHHYQQQVHQHPTQIHRRQLARRNSFDRDVANVEETQHFPAFVHLLPVVLPQQVPEPTLDELLRRVTQRTDLEAVETVRLRVISYTISLSRLSLFLPRLQNLDLSGSVLSSLRDLGYGLLQLTNLNISNCGLNSFDGTSGLPAIKVLIADGNMIQRVDPLVELSQLRVLRARNNRISELGLLSFLGMCPLLMEVELQGNPVCRLPLYRDMLRRSVTTLQLLDGNTLNTAADIAVQIVENDESPSSLSSEVSAGSNESTGRPSTAPAPAQLSLNSSIRRQLSATSTSTPVAGSVLGLVRQRRHLGHAWVSSSSGSSSASSAFSSRAPSRSSCSSSSSLDMQSSYSFTPHTTVD; the protein is encoded by the exons ATGCCCCTTCTGGAGGCGCCTGCGGAGTATCTGGTATCCTCGCCAGAGCATTCCCTGCAGGCGGAGTTGCCGCTTCTGTTGGCGGCCCCAGTGGGACCAGTAGCCTTGGCCCAGGTACGTCTGCCACCGCCCGAGgtgcagcatcatcatcattaccaGCAGCAAGTGCATCAGCATCCTACACAGATCCATCGACGGCAGTTGGCCCGTCGGAACTCGTTTGATCGGGATGTGGCCAATGTCGAGGAAACGCAACATTTCCCGGCCTTTGTGCACCTGCTGCCCGTAGTGCTGCCCCAGCAGGTCCCAGAGCCGACTCTGGACGAGCTCCTG CGGAGAGTAACGCAGCGAACGGACCTGGAGGCGGTGGAGACGGTGCGACTCAGGGTTATCTCCTATACGATCAGTCTGTCCCGGCTGTCGCTCTTCCTGCCCCGACTCCAAAACCTGGACCTGAGCGGCAGTGTGCTGAGCTCTCTGCGGGACTTGGGTTACGGATTGCTGCAGCTGACCAACTTGAATATCAGCAACTGCGGCCTCAACAGCTTCGATGGCACCAGCGGCCTGCCCGCCATCAAGGTCCTAATAGCCGATGGCAATATGATCCAGCGTGTGGATCCCCTAGTAGAGCTGTCTCAACTGCGCGTGCTTAGGGCTCGCAACAATCGGATCAGTGAGCTCGGTCTGCTCTCATTCCTGGGCATGTGTCCGCTGCTgatggaggtggagctgcaAGGGAATCCAGTCTGTCGCCTGCCCCTCTATCGCGACATGCTCAGACGCAGCGTGACCACATTGCAGCTTCTGGACGGAAACACTCTCAACACGGCAGCAGACATTGCAGTCCAAATAGTGGAGAACGATGAATCCCCTTCCTCGCTCTCCAGTGAGGTATCCGCAGGGAGCAATGAGTCGACGGGACGCCCGTCAACGGCTCCAGCCCCTGCACAGCTCTCGCTCAACTCCAGCATACGGCGGCAGTTATCCGCGacatccacttccactccaGTGGCTGGCTCGGTTCTCGGTCTGGTGCGGCAACGTCGTCACCTGGGCCATGCCTGGGTCAGTTCCTCCAGTGGCTCGTCCTCCGCTTCGTCGGCCTTTTCATCTCGAGCCCCCTCGAGGAGCTCTTGCTCTTCCAGCAGTAGCCTGGACATGCAGTCGTCCTATTCATTCACTCCACACACCACAGTAGACTAA